One stretch of Streptomyces sp. R21 DNA includes these proteins:
- a CDS encoding class I SAM-dependent methyltransferase, whose protein sequence is MTRAGLLPATAPPPAPTPPSPDRFYRDGTGATAIMSVAHFPDEVLTFLQMECLAAFKTALEGPCDAVVELGCFDGRALEVARAAQLRYCGIDISCGAVAALRERIADEGLGAHATALVGNAQETLRWSHRIPGEQPLFVLPFNLLGNLPDPRRALTGLRALGGTVLISVFNEDPRTTAVRRAYYTQCVSELAEPAPGRYGGTLFRGAQGFRSESFSAPALHRLLTECGLQIRSETTNRLGRCVTAHRA, encoded by the coding sequence ATGACCCGCGCAGGGCTGCTGCCCGCCACAGCGCCACCCCCCGCCCCGACGCCCCCCTCACCCGACCGGTTCTACCGCGACGGCACCGGCGCCACCGCGATCATGAGCGTGGCGCACTTCCCCGACGAGGTCCTGACCTTCCTGCAGATGGAGTGCCTGGCCGCGTTCAAGACGGCGCTTGAGGGACCCTGCGACGCGGTCGTCGAACTCGGCTGCTTCGACGGGCGGGCACTGGAGGTGGCGCGGGCCGCCCAGCTCCGCTACTGCGGCATCGACATCAGCTGCGGCGCGGTGGCCGCCCTGCGCGAACGCATCGCCGACGAAGGCCTCGGCGCCCACGCCACCGCCCTGGTCGGCAACGCACAGGAAACCCTCCGCTGGTCGCACCGGATCCCCGGCGAACAGCCGCTGTTCGTCCTCCCGTTCAACCTGCTGGGCAACCTCCCCGACCCCCGGCGCGCCCTCACGGGCCTGCGCGCGCTGGGCGGCACCGTCCTCATCTCCGTCTTCAACGAAGACCCCCGCACCACCGCCGTACGCCGCGCCTACTACACCCAGTGCGTGAGCGAGCTGGCAGAGCCCGCCCCCGGCCGCTACGGCGGCACCCTCTTCCGCGGCGCCCAGGGCTTCCGCTCCGAGTCCTTCAGCGCCCCCGCCCTGCACCGCCTCCTGACCGAGTGCGGCCTGCAGATCCGCTCCGAGACCACCAACCGGCTCGGCCGCTGCGTCACCGCACACCGCGCCTGA
- a CDS encoding nuclear transport factor 2 family protein — protein MNSPAGGPKATVERYLRAIADRDAPTVIQLLADDVEFWIAGDHPVCGTWKGRDAVVGGFLLPLGELFDPQAGYTIEVRSMIAEGGQVAVECLSRSTTKANVPYENRIVSVYTVKDGQITRMHEYFDTAYFTKTLAAR, from the coding sequence ATGAACAGTCCCGCAGGCGGGCCCAAGGCCACCGTGGAGCGCTATCTGCGCGCGATCGCGGACCGTGACGCCCCCACCGTCATCCAACTCCTCGCCGACGACGTGGAGTTCTGGATCGCCGGCGACCACCCGGTGTGCGGGACCTGGAAGGGCCGCGACGCGGTGGTGGGCGGCTTCCTCCTCCCGCTGGGCGAGCTGTTCGACCCGCAGGCGGGCTACACGATCGAGGTACGCAGCATGATCGCCGAAGGCGGCCAGGTCGCCGTGGAATGCCTCTCCCGCTCCACGACGAAGGCCAACGTGCCCTACGAGAACCGCATCGTGTCCGTCTACACGGTCAAGGACGGACAGATCACGCGCATGCACGAGTACTTCGACACCGCGTACTTCACCAAGACGCTCGCCGCCCGATGA
- a CDS encoding FAD-dependent monooxygenase: MAADMAAGVAGKKALIIGAGIGGLTAAVALRRIGMDVEIYERAGELKPAGFGISVGANAIRALATLGLDLDLEQRGQVVTQMKFTTPTGRRLFELPHARVDREAGAPSICLYRGDLQQALREAAGDCPITLGATALHYETSADGVRVHFADGTEAHGDVLIGADGIHSVIRGQVAGTGPTAPRYGGFLCWLAITEFAHPTFPAGFSGHYWGAGRRFGLHDVGHGRFYWWGSLNVPEHAARDYTADKTEILRTYAGWAQEVTAAVRATPQSAIMAVPCQDRPFLEQWGDGRVTLLGDAAHPMLPSLAQGGSSSIEDAVVLAGRLNAADKLGGVTAALRSYEDLRRERTREMVEVSRSLAGLEQLQHPIPRLLRNTAARLMPSAVLAGLLRKTLIYPGADQPVLVPTLGGHS; encoded by the coding sequence ATGGCCGCTGACATGGCCGCCGGGGTCGCCGGAAAAAAGGCCCTGATCATCGGCGCCGGCATCGGCGGACTCACCGCCGCCGTCGCCCTGCGCCGCATCGGCATGGACGTCGAGATCTACGAACGCGCCGGCGAGCTCAAGCCCGCCGGGTTCGGCATCTCGGTGGGCGCCAACGCCATCCGCGCACTGGCCACCCTCGGCCTCGACCTCGACCTTGAGCAGCGCGGCCAGGTGGTCACCCAGATGAAGTTCACCACCCCCACCGGACGCCGCCTCTTCGAACTCCCGCACGCCCGCGTCGACCGCGAAGCCGGCGCCCCCAGCATCTGCCTGTACCGCGGGGACCTGCAGCAGGCGCTGCGCGAAGCGGCCGGCGACTGCCCCATCACGCTGGGCGCCACCGCACTGCACTACGAGACCTCCGCCGACGGCGTGCGCGTGCACTTCGCCGACGGCACCGAGGCCCACGGCGACGTGCTCATCGGCGCCGACGGCATCCACTCGGTCATCCGCGGCCAGGTCGCGGGCACCGGTCCCACCGCCCCCCGCTACGGGGGATTTTTGTGCTGGCTGGCCATCACCGAGTTCGCCCACCCCACCTTCCCGGCCGGCTTCAGCGGACACTACTGGGGCGCGGGCCGCCGCTTCGGCCTCCACGACGTGGGCCACGGACGGTTCTACTGGTGGGGCAGCCTGAACGTGCCCGAACACGCCGCCCGCGACTACACCGCCGACAAGACCGAGATCCTGCGCACCTACGCGGGCTGGGCCCAGGAGGTGACCGCCGCCGTCCGCGCCACCCCGCAGTCCGCCATCATGGCCGTCCCCTGCCAGGACCGGCCCTTCCTCGAGCAGTGGGGCGACGGCCGGGTGACGCTGCTGGGCGACGCCGCCCACCCGATGCTGCCGAGCCTGGCCCAGGGCGGCAGCTCCTCCATCGAGGACGCCGTCGTCCTGGCCGGCCGCCTCAACGCCGCCGACAAACTCGGCGGCGTGACCGCCGCACTGCGCTCCTACGAGGACCTCCGGCGCGAGCGCACCCGCGAGATGGTCGAGGTCTCCCGCTCGCTGGCCGGCCTCGAACAGCTGCAGCACCCGATCCCGCGCCTGCTGCGCAACACCGCCGCCCGCCTCATGCCCAGCGCCGTCCTGGCCGGACTGCTGCGCAAGACGCTCATCTACCCCGGAGCGGACCAGCCGGTCCTCGTTCCCACGCTCGGAGGTCACTCATGA
- a CDS encoding amino acid adenylation domain-containing protein, which yields MTERFPLTAHQRDIWTVCGSAEQSPQFTITAHERLRGPVDLDVLAGSLERVTRRHDALRARFGEAGGVPYQWTDPQLAPAEVWDLSGQADPAAACAGLVDAALTVPMRLGADRLFYAALLRQDAQHVHIVLRAHHIVADGYALDLLLTQVLADYARHAADGRSSDAPGSPDTQGDPEEPGAPSYRAFVEEDLAYRGGAEHRLDQDYFRERLGGAVPALFARRPAPPATAARRVLLTLEPGEVAGIRAMGSSVFSYVAAALGTYLARLHGTDETVLGVAFLNRRTPQHAATVGHFATTLPLRVPAPPDRTLGAAAAQVAADVRELRRHERLAPGDVPRPAASATGGGRRLFDATISYLNLPELPDVAGLVQERTGHQRRHDQDALAILVVHHRGTGGVRIELDCAPDVFDDDLPPARVAEHLRALLVHGLADPARPAARIPLLDAAGRAAALDAARGPSTPLPHGATVHGLFEQQARRSPEQVAVRDAAGAMTYAALEAYAARVADALGRAGVAAQERVAVLLERGVALPAALLGVLRAGAAYVPVDPDYPAERIAYLLRDSGAVAVLAEESTAHLVPPQAPAAVIRVDTLPLSDGPSPGRVTAPGDVPGGHLAYVIYTSGSTGGPKGVMVEHRSVVNRLLWMQRRYPLGPSDVILQKTPASFDVSVWELFWWAASGAAVAMLPPRAHRDPREILRAVAAHQVTVVHFVPAMLGPFLDMLEDEPAAVSRAASLRYVFCSGEALTPDLVNRFTALFAALERPPRLVNLYGPTEATVDVTYYDCPDDPAHRVRHVPIGRPVDNTQLYVLGPGDEPQPAGVPGELCIGGIQVARGYLGRPELSRERFTADPFTPGGRLYRTGDLARRTAGGLFEYLGRIDDQVKIRGHRVEPGEVQAALTAIAGVRAAAVVARTTAEQGTHLVAYLTGEREIAPALLRAELARTLPGPLIPAAWRWVEALPLTPNGKLDRAALPAPERAAAPSRPPRAGAESVLAAVWSQVLGTGAGVHDDFYALGGDSLLALRVRAEAERRGLRFEIRDLMQHPTVAALAEHAVPAGDRGEGESGAAAPAPFALAAPADRHRLDVDGAQDAFPLSRLQLGMVYHSLRSADPDPDPDPDPDTEAGAGDGRPDLGPYRDVFHYSLRMPWDPQRLRACYDRLTARHPALRSVISLAGYSEPLQIVRPPAPGALECRDLRGAGEAAADAELARHITERRRHRYDFEAGPLHLLRVHARPGRIDLVLSFHHAVLDGGSVAALLSELLQDYLHGLGADIPAVSATALPSPALYVAAELAALTSPEARGYWETRLRGAVPLQLPRFATAQQPGAAGRFTHLATLPDELQERLRDFTRARGLPVKSTLFAAHSLTLRLLSGQGDVTTGLVVHGRSEQPGADRTAGLFLNTLPLRVDAAARSLGEHVQEVFRQERESFGHRHYPLSRIQEDFGGPLIDTAFNYVHLHVLDTVLRLPELDMLSVQTWEESGIGLLVSAIVHPVDGRLRLSLDCDGRAYTPGQAALIADTYVRILQRILTHPDESADLAFLAPRSATAPGRGPAEATDDTNTDTDDTDDTGDGAAVPLDLARAVHARAEAAPDAIALAFEEQRWTYRRLDRAADLIARRLLADGATPGARIGIAMDRGPHYVAAVLGVARAGLASVPLDTGYPPARIAAMLETVRPFTVIAPQHHAGLLGDAPLLAAESLHLPGDDPDTAPAAPFEPPVIDPDSTCYVLFTSGSTGHPKAVTMPHRALAGLIRWQNRIPSGAVTGPTLQFSALGFDVHLQEIFATLCAGTTLQLVGEQQRLDFPALLRLLDQERVERVFLPYVALQQLAETSAALGLVPRALRVIISAGEQLRVTDEIRRLCAALPADGVLLENQYGPTETHIVTGFTMTGDPARYPALPPIGTAVDASEVTVRDRALRPLPAGATGEIYAAGACLADGYEHQPGLTAERFVLLPARPGHPDGVRAYRTGDLGYTLPGGEVVCLGRTDTQVKIRGFRIEPAEVELALTATPAARAAGISEAAVVARGQGPASFLAAFLVAGPHAVDLDAVRRDLRAQLPGHMVPSHLQCVSALPHTPSGKRDDAALRRLPLTRRAAAAAPLDPLERRLAGIAAELLQLPTVGAHDDLFELGATSLTAVRLVIRIEQSLGTAVPLSALITAPTVAALAALLREGDGNPPAAAGPLIPLRASGTRRPVFLAHPTGGNVLCYLPLARALPPDQPLYGFQAAGIAPGTQPLRTVEEIARSYVAAMRTVQPHGPYTIGGWSFGGHIAFEMAAQLRAAGDQVADVLLIDSDALDQSATRPQVDALSLMTWFFWELLWLDAGGDVPTAAFRELRDEGDAFASVRELAVRTGMLGADDADTSLRRVFEMFRANWDALLGWRPAPTDQDLVLIRARGSLPDVLKPVHDLAGSLYGDPANGWGALTTGRVRVLDVSGDHMQIVQDPHVRSVAAILAESTGHPATPSAQPTGRY from the coding sequence CCAGTGGACCGATCCCCAGCTCGCCCCGGCCGAGGTCTGGGACCTGTCCGGGCAGGCGGACCCGGCGGCCGCGTGCGCCGGCCTGGTGGACGCCGCGCTCACCGTGCCCATGCGGCTGGGAGCCGACCGGCTCTTTTACGCGGCCCTGCTGCGGCAGGACGCGCAGCACGTCCACATCGTCCTGCGCGCCCACCACATCGTGGCGGACGGCTACGCGCTGGACCTGCTTCTCACCCAGGTCCTCGCCGACTACGCGCGGCACGCAGCAGACGGCCGGTCGTCCGACGCACCGGGATCACCCGACACGCAGGGTGATCCCGAGGAGCCCGGCGCGCCGTCGTATCGCGCGTTCGTCGAGGAGGACCTCGCCTACCGCGGCGGCGCCGAGCACCGCCTGGACCAGGACTACTTCCGTGAGCGGCTCGGCGGCGCGGTCCCGGCGCTGTTCGCCCGGCGCCCGGCGCCGCCCGCGACGGCGGCCCGGCGGGTGTTGCTCACCCTGGAGCCCGGGGAGGTGGCCGGGATCCGGGCCATGGGCAGCTCCGTCTTCTCCTACGTCGCCGCGGCGCTGGGCACCTATCTTGCCCGCCTGCACGGCACGGACGAGACGGTCCTGGGGGTCGCCTTCCTCAACCGGCGCACCCCGCAGCACGCCGCCACCGTCGGGCACTTCGCCACCACGCTCCCGCTGCGCGTCCCCGCACCCCCCGACCGCACCCTCGGCGCGGCAGCCGCACAGGTCGCCGCCGACGTCCGGGAGCTGCGCCGCCACGAAAGGCTCGCCCCCGGCGATGTGCCCCGGCCCGCCGCATCCGCCACCGGCGGCGGGCGGCGGCTGTTCGACGCCACCATCTCCTACCTGAACCTGCCCGAACTGCCCGACGTGGCGGGGCTGGTCCAGGAGCGCACCGGCCACCAGCGCCGGCACGACCAGGACGCGCTGGCGATCCTGGTCGTCCACCACCGGGGCACCGGCGGTGTCCGGATCGAACTCGACTGCGCCCCGGACGTGTTCGACGACGACCTGCCGCCCGCGCGGGTGGCGGAGCATCTGCGCGCCCTGCTGGTGCACGGCCTCGCCGACCCGGCCCGGCCCGCCGCCCGCATCCCGCTCCTGGACGCCGCCGGGCGGGCGGCCGCGCTGGACGCCGCCCGCGGGCCCAGCACACCGCTGCCCCACGGCGCCACGGTGCACGGACTGTTCGAACAGCAGGCCCGGCGCAGCCCCGAGCAGGTCGCGGTGCGCGATGCCGCCGGTGCGATGACGTACGCCGCGCTGGAGGCGTATGCCGCCCGGGTGGCAGATGCGCTCGGGCGGGCGGGGGTGGCGGCGCAGGAGAGGGTCGCGGTGCTGTTGGAGCGCGGCGTCGCGCTGCCGGCGGCCCTGCTGGGCGTGCTGCGCGCCGGGGCGGCCTATGTGCCCGTCGACCCCGACTACCCGGCCGAGCGCATCGCGTATCTGCTGCGCGACAGCGGGGCGGTGGCGGTGCTCGCCGAGGAGTCGACCGCACACCTGGTGCCGCCCCAGGCGCCCGCGGCGGTGATCCGCGTCGACACCCTTCCCCTCTCCGACGGCCCTTCGCCCGGCCGTGTGACGGCGCCCGGTGACGTGCCGGGCGGCCATCTCGCCTACGTCATCTACACGTCCGGGTCGACCGGCGGCCCCAAGGGGGTCATGGTCGAGCACCGCTCGGTGGTCAACCGGCTGCTGTGGATGCAGCGCCGCTACCCCCTCGGCCCTAGCGACGTGATCCTGCAGAAGACCCCGGCCTCGTTCGACGTGTCCGTGTGGGAGCTGTTCTGGTGGGCGGCCTCCGGCGCGGCGGTGGCCATGCTCCCGCCCCGGGCCCACCGCGACCCGCGGGAGATCCTGCGGGCCGTCGCCGCCCACCAGGTCACGGTCGTGCACTTCGTGCCCGCCATGCTCGGCCCGTTCCTGGACATGCTGGAGGACGAGCCCGCGGCGGTGTCCCGCGCGGCGTCGCTGCGTTATGTGTTCTGCAGCGGCGAGGCGCTCACGCCCGATCTGGTCAACCGGTTCACCGCACTCTTCGCCGCGCTGGAGCGGCCGCCGCGGCTGGTCAACCTCTACGGCCCCACCGAGGCCACCGTCGACGTCACCTACTACGACTGCCCGGACGACCCCGCCCACCGGGTGCGGCACGTGCCGATCGGCCGCCCGGTCGACAACACCCAGCTGTACGTGCTCGGCCCGGGCGACGAGCCGCAACCGGCCGGTGTGCCCGGCGAGTTGTGCATCGGCGGCATCCAGGTGGCGCGCGGCTATCTGGGCCGCCCGGAGCTGAGCCGCGAGCGGTTCACGGCCGACCCGTTCACGCCGGGCGGGCGCCTGTACCGCACCGGTGACCTCGCCCGCCGGACGGCCGGGGGACTGTTTGAATACCTCGGCCGGATCGACGACCAGGTCAAGATCCGCGGGCACCGGGTCGAACCCGGCGAGGTCCAGGCGGCGCTCACCGCGATCGCGGGCGTGCGCGCCGCGGCGGTGGTGGCCCGCACCACCGCGGAGCAGGGCACCCATCTGGTGGCCTATCTCACCGGCGAGCGGGAGATCGCCCCGGCGCTGCTGCGCGCCGAGCTGGCCCGCACCCTGCCCGGCCCGCTGATACCGGCCGCCTGGCGGTGGGTTGAGGCGCTGCCGCTGACGCCGAACGGGAAACTGGACCGGGCCGCGCTGCCCGCGCCCGAGCGCGCGGCCGCACCGTCCCGGCCCCCGCGGGCGGGCGCCGAGTCCGTGCTGGCCGCCGTGTGGTCGCAGGTCCTGGGCACCGGGGCGGGCGTGCACGACGACTTCTACGCGCTGGGCGGGGACTCCCTGCTGGCGCTGCGGGTGCGCGCCGAGGCCGAACGGCGCGGACTGCGGTTCGAGATCCGCGACCTGATGCAGCATCCGACGGTGGCCGCGCTGGCCGAGCACGCCGTCCCGGCCGGCGACCGGGGCGAGGGCGAGAGCGGGGCCGCGGCGCCCGCCCCGTTCGCCCTGGCGGCGCCCGCGGACCGCCACCGCCTGGACGTGGACGGCGCGCAGGACGCCTTCCCGCTCAGCCGCCTGCAACTGGGCATGGTCTACCACAGCCTGCGCTCCGCAGACCCAGACCCAGACCCAGACCCAGACCCAGACACAGAGGCCGGTGCCGGGGACGGCCGGCCGGACCTGGGCCCCTACCGGGACGTCTTCCACTACAGCCTGCGGATGCCCTGGGATCCGCAGCGGCTGCGTGCCTGCTACGACCGGCTGACGGCCCGGCATCCCGCGCTGCGCTCCGTCATCTCGCTGGCCGGGTACTCCGAGCCGCTGCAGATCGTGCGCCCGCCGGCTCCGGGCGCGCTGGAGTGCCGCGACCTGCGCGGCGCCGGCGAGGCGGCGGCGGACGCCGAGCTGGCCCGGCACATCACCGAACGCCGCCGTCACCGCTACGACTTCGAGGCGGGCCCGCTGCACCTGCTGCGCGTCCACGCCCGGCCGGGCCGCATCGACCTCGTGCTGAGCTTCCACCACGCCGTCCTGGACGGCGGAAGCGTCGCCGCCCTGCTGAGCGAGCTGCTCCAGGACTATCTGCACGGCCTGGGGGCGGACATCCCCGCCGTGTCCGCCACTGCGCTGCCCTCACCGGCGCTGTACGTGGCCGCGGAGCTCGCGGCCCTCACCTCGCCCGAGGCCCGCGGCTACTGGGAGACGCGGCTGCGCGGCGCCGTACCGCTGCAGCTGCCGAGGTTCGCGACCGCCCAGCAGCCCGGTGCGGCCGGCCGTTTCACCCACCTGGCCACGCTGCCCGACGAGCTTCAGGAGCGGCTGCGGGACTTCACCCGCGCGCGCGGACTGCCGGTGAAGTCGACGCTGTTCGCCGCCCACAGCCTGACGCTGCGGCTGCTGTCCGGGCAGGGCGACGTGACGACGGGGCTGGTGGTGCACGGCCGCTCGGAGCAGCCGGGCGCCGACCGCACCGCCGGGCTGTTCCTCAACACCCTGCCGCTGCGGGTGGATGCCGCCGCGCGCAGCCTGGGCGAGCACGTGCAGGAGGTCTTCCGCCAGGAGCGGGAGAGCTTCGGACACCGCCACTACCCGCTCAGCCGCATCCAGGAGGACTTCGGCGGCCCGCTCATCGACACCGCGTTCAACTACGTGCACCTGCACGTGCTGGACACGGTGCTGCGGCTGCCCGAACTCGACATGCTGTCGGTGCAGACCTGGGAGGAGAGCGGCATCGGCCTGCTGGTCAGTGCCATCGTCCACCCCGTCGACGGCCGCCTGCGGCTGAGCCTGGACTGCGACGGCCGCGCCTACACCCCCGGCCAGGCCGCGCTGATCGCCGACACCTACGTGCGGATCCTTCAGCGCATCCTCACCCACCCCGACGAGAGCGCGGACCTGGCCTTCCTGGCCCCCCGGTCGGCCACCGCACCCGGCCGCGGACCCGCCGAAGCCACCGACGACACCAACACCGACACCGACGACACCGACGACACCGGGGATGGGGCGGCGGTGCCCCTCGACCTGGCCCGGGCCGTCCACGCCCGCGCCGAAGCAGCGCCCGACGCGATCGCCCTCGCCTTCGAAGAACAGCGCTGGACCTACCGCCGACTCGACCGCGCCGCGGACCTGATCGCCCGCCGGCTGCTGGCCGACGGCGCCACCCCCGGGGCCCGGATCGGCATCGCCATGGACCGCGGCCCGCACTACGTCGCGGCCGTCCTCGGCGTGGCCCGCGCGGGCCTGGCCAGCGTCCCGCTGGACACCGGCTACCCGCCCGCCCGCATCGCCGCGATGCTCGAGACGGTCCGGCCCTTCACCGTCATCGCCCCACAGCACCACGCGGGACTGCTGGGCGACGCCCCGCTGCTCGCGGCCGAGTCCCTGCACCTGCCTGGCGATGACCCGGACACCGCCCCCGCCGCACCGTTCGAGCCGCCGGTGATCGACCCCGACAGCACCTGCTACGTCCTGTTCACCTCCGGCTCCACCGGCCACCCCAAAGCCGTCACGATGCCGCACCGCGCCCTGGCCGGCCTCATCCGCTGGCAAAACCGCATCCCCAGCGGCGCGGTGACCGGCCCCACCCTGCAGTTCTCCGCCCTCGGCTTCGACGTCCACCTGCAGGAAATCTTCGCCACCCTGTGCGCGGGCACCACGCTGCAACTCGTCGGCGAACAGCAGCGCCTGGACTTCCCCGCCCTGCTGCGCCTGCTCGACCAGGAACGCGTCGAGCGGGTCTTCCTGCCCTACGTGGCGCTCCAGCAGCTCGCGGAGACCTCCGCCGCGCTGGGCCTGGTGCCCCGCGCCCTCAGGGTGATCATCTCGGCGGGGGAGCAGCTGCGCGTCACCGACGAGATCCGCCGCCTGTGCGCCGCCCTGCCGGCCGACGGCGTCCTCCTGGAAAACCAGTACGGGCCCACCGAGACGCACATCGTCACCGGCTTCACCATGACCGGCGATCCGGCACGCTACCCCGCGCTGCCGCCCATCGGCACGGCCGTCGACGCCAGCGAGGTCACGGTCCGAGACCGCGCCCTGCGCCCGCTGCCCGCCGGGGCGACCGGCGAGATCTACGCCGCCGGCGCCTGCCTGGCCGACGGCTACGAACACCAGCCCGGCCTGACCGCCGAACGCTTCGTCCTGCTCCCGGCCCGGCCCGGCCACCCCGACGGGGTGCGCGCCTACCGCACCGGCGACCTCGGCTACACCCTGCCCGGCGGGGAGGTCGTCTGCCTGGGCCGCACCGACACCCAGGTCAAGATCCGCGGCTTCCGCATCGAGCCCGCCGAAGTCGAACTCGCCCTCACCGCCACGCCCGCGGCCCGCGCGGCGGGCATCAGCGAGGCGGCCGTCGTGGCCCGCGGCCAGGGCCCGGCGTCCTTCCTGGCCGCATTCCTGGTCGCCGGCCCGCACGCCGTCGACCTGGACGCGGTGCGCCGGGACCTGCGCGCCCAGCTGCCCGGCCACATGGTCCCCTCCCACCTTCAGTGCGTCAGCGCGCTGCCGCACACCCCCAGCGGGAAACGCGACGACGCCGCCCTGCGCCGCCTCCCGCTCACCCGCCGGGCCGCCGCTGCCGCGCCGTTGGATCCGCTGGAGCGCCGGCTGGCCGGCATCGCCGCCGAACTGCTCCAGCTGCCCACCGTGGGCGCCCACGACGACCTGTTCGAACTCGGCGCCACCTCACTGACCGCCGTACGCCTGGTGATCCGCATCGAACAGAGCCTGGGCACGGCCGTCCCGCTCTCGGCGCTGATCACCGCGCCCACCGTCGCCGCACTGGCCGCCCTGCTGCGCGAGGGCGACGGCAACCCCCCCGCCGCGGCGGGCCCCCTCATCCCGCTGCGGGCGTCCGGAACACGGCGGCCGGTGTTCCTGGCCCACCCCACCGGCGGCAACGTGCTGTGCTACCTGCCGCTGGCCCGCGCCCTGCCGCCCGACCAGCCGCTGTACGGCTTCCAGGCGGCCGGCATCGCGCCGGGCACCCAGCCCCTGCGCACCGTCGAGGAGATCGCCCGCAGCTACGTGGCCGCCATGCGCACCGTCCAGCCGCACGGCCCCTACACCATCGGCGGCTGGTCCTTCGGCGGACACATCGCCTTCGAGATGGCCGCCCAGCTGCGGGCCGCCGGCGATCAGGTCGCCGACGTGCTCCTCATCGACTCCGACGCCCTCGACCAGAGCGCCACCCGCCCCCAGGTCGACGCCCTGTCCCTGATGACCTGGTTCTTCTGGGAACTGCTCTGGCTGGACGCCGGCGGCGACGTACCGACGGCCGCGTTCCGCGAACTGCGCGACGAGGGCGACGCGTTCGCCAGCGTCCGCGAACTCGCCGTGCGCACCGGCATGCTCGGCGCCGACGACGCGGACACCTCGCTGCGCCGCGTCTTTGAGATGTTCCGCGCCAACTGGGACGCCCTGCTGGGCTGGCGGCCCGCCCCCACCGACCAGGACCTCGTCCTGATCCGCGCCCGCGGCTCCCTGCCCGACGTCCTCAAACCCGTCCACGACCTCGCCGGCAGCCTCTACGGCGACCCGGCCAACGGCTGGGGCGCGCTTACCACCGGCCGCGTCCGCGTCCTGGACGTCTCCGGCGACCACATGCAGATCGTCCAGGACCCGCACGTGCGCAGCGTCGCCGCCATCCTCGCCGAATCCACGGGGCACCCCGCGACCCCATCGGCTCAACCGACCGGGAGGTACTGA
- a CDS encoding cytochrome P450 yields MTADEPAAVHPADAELFQLFSPEGQRNPFPGYARLRALAPVRVSEALGGAFVTGYDAACAVLSGEKFGTVGAEWFDKNQPGWRDSPLLVSVFSSLAGANNPDHTRLRGLVARAFNVRQIEQVRPYTAQLTERALDTMAEHAARGDVADIPSLLALPVAMGTIARLVGVPEEDLGPFDGWIRKASVVFEVAVSPEALAEADAAYLNVLDYFHALVAERRKAPGDDLLSALIAVRDADGDRLSEQELVDLLAFIFGSGFETTAGLVGNSVVTLAEHPDQLAVLQSVLATAPDKLAPVIDELGRFDGSVQATRRMALEDVEIEGVHIPAGTGTIVFLGAANRDAARFPDPDRLDLHRADARPLNLGLGVHYCLGAALARLEMEEILRRLYGRYPRLRLAGTPIRTPGLQLYRHESIPVALD; encoded by the coding sequence GTGACCGCGGACGAGCCGGCAGCGGTCCACCCCGCCGACGCCGAGCTGTTCCAGCTGTTCAGCCCGGAAGGGCAGCGCAACCCCTTCCCCGGCTACGCCCGGCTGCGCGCCCTCGCGCCCGTCCGGGTGAGCGAGGCACTCGGCGGCGCGTTCGTGACCGGCTACGACGCGGCCTGCGCGGTGCTGTCCGGCGAGAAGTTCGGCACGGTGGGCGCGGAGTGGTTCGACAAGAACCAGCCGGGCTGGCGGGACAGTCCGCTGCTGGTCAGCGTCTTCTCCTCGCTGGCCGGTGCCAACAACCCCGACCACACGCGGCTGCGGGGGCTGGTGGCGCGGGCGTTCAACGTCCGCCAGATCGAGCAGGTACGGCCCTACACCGCCCAGCTGACCGAACGGGCCCTGGACACCATGGCCGAGCACGCCGCCCGCGGCGACGTGGCCGACATCCCCTCGCTGCTGGCCCTGCCGGTGGCGATGGGGACGATCGCCCGCCTGGTGGGGGTGCCGGAGGAGGACCTCGGCCCGTTCGACGGCTGGATACGCAAAGCCAGCGTCGTCTTCGAGGTCGCGGTCTCACCCGAGGCGCTGGCCGAGGCCGACGCCGCCTACCTGAACGTCCTGGACTACTTCCACGCTCTGGTCGCCGAGCGCAGGAAGGCGCCCGGCGACGACCTCCTGTCGGCGCTCATCGCGGTGCGCGACGCCGACGGCGACCGGCTCAGCGAACAGGAACTGGTCGACCTGCTCGCGTTCATCTTCGGGTCCGGATTCGAGACGACCGCGGGACTGGTCGGCAACTCGGTGGTCACCCTCGCCGAGCACCCCGACCAACTGGCCGTACTGCAGAGCGTCCTGGCCACCGCGCCGGACAAACTCGCTCCGGTGATCGACGAACTGGGCCGCTTCGACGGATCGGTGCAGGCCACCCGGCGGATGGCGCTGGAGGACGTGGAGATCGAAGGCGTCCACATCCCCGCGGGCACCGGCACCATCGTCTTTTTGGGCGCGGCCAACCGCGACGCGGCCCGCTTCCCGGACCCGGACCGGCTCGACCTGCACCGCGCGGACGCCCGCCCCCTGAACCTCGGCCTGGGCGTCCACTACTGCCTGGGCGCGGCGCTGGCCCGGCTGGAGATGGAGGAGATCCTCCGCCGCCTCTACGGCCGCTACCCCCGCCTGCGCCTGGCCGGCACCCCCATCCGGACCCCCGGCCTGCAGCTGTACCGGCACGAGTCGATCCCGGTCGCGCTGGACTGA